The uncultured Ilyobacter sp. nucleotide sequence GCTATTCTTCTAATTCATTATTTTTAATTTCTATTAAATCCTCCTTTAAACCTTCCAAATCATTAGTTATAATATCCCATTCAATATCTTGGGGTACTTGAAAATATTGATGTATTACAAAGTTTCTTACTCCTATAATCTCTCTCCAAGGTATTTTTGGATATTTATTTTGAATATCATCAGGAATCCTATTTAAGGCTTCACCGATTATTTCTAAGTTTCTCTCTACTGCTTGCCTTACTAATCTATTATCCTCAAAGTCTTCATAAGTCATATTTTTAGTATCTTCCTGAATATAATAAATAGATTGTAAAGCGTCCTCTACTCTTAATTTCCACTTACGAGACATATCTAACGCTCCTCAATATTTCATCTTTTATCTCTTTACGGATATCTTTTTCTCTACATAAATCAACTTCTTTGTTAAATAAATTTTCAAGGTAAAATTTCAATCCAAAATAGGATTTTGATATTCTAGGAACTTCGCCAAAATTAACCAGTATATCTATATCACTACTTTCAGAAAAGTTTCCATTCGCATAAGAACCAAAAACACCTATTTTTTTTACTCCGAACGCTTTTATTTCATTTTCATGATCTTTTATAATTTGAATTATTTCATTCATTTCCATCTCTTACCCCCTATTACTTTGTCTTCTAATTCTGAATCTATTAACACCAGGGCTGACTTATAATCTCTTTAAGATTAAAAAGTATAATCTGTATTAAATAAAAAATCTAGAATTCTATTTTATTTCATTTAAAGTCTTTATAACTTTTCCACAAATAATAAAATCATCATATTCATCTACAATAATAGGGGAATATTCGCTGTTGTCAGAGTATAGAATTATAATATTATTTTTCTTAAAGAATCTTTTAACATAAGCTTCACCATTTAAAAGAAAAACACCAATGTCTTTAGATTTTAGCTCTGTGTCTTTTTTCATTACAATAACTGCCTTGTCTGTGATTGTCGGTTCCATAGAATGTCCACTAACTATAATTCCAATACAATTTTCTTTTCCACTCAGATGTAAAGATATATATTCTAAGGGAACTGAATCAGGAATATATCCACATCCAGCTGAAACACTTTCATAAATTGGAATTGTATCAACTAAAGTATCTGAAATCAACTCTATTTGTTGGGTAATCTTATCATTAAAGTCTGGGAGATAATAATCTGAAAGGGCTTCTTCTTCGATTATACCTGCTACTTTGTATAGTTCGATATAATTCATATCTAGACCTGTAGCTATTTTTTTTAGATGTTCAAAATTAATTTTTTT carries:
- a CDS encoding LexA family transcriptional regulator codes for the protein MKGIKMDIKKVGEFIRKRRESLNLSQGQLSYKSDLEASVIHRIEVGERKKINFEHLKKIATGLDMNYIELYKVAGIIEEEALSDYYLPDFNDKITQQIELISDTLVDTIPIYESVSAGCGYIPDSVPLEYISLHLSGKENCIGIIVSGHSMEPTITDKAVIVMKKDTELKSKDIGVFLLNGEAYVKRFFKKNNIIILYSDNSEYSPIIVDEYDDFIICGKVIKTLNEIK
- a CDS encoding DUF86 domain-containing protein yields the protein MSRKWKLRVEDALQSIYYIQEDTKNMTYEDFEDNRLVRQAVERNLEIIGEALNRIPDDIQNKYPKIPWREIIGVRNFVIHQYFQVPQDIEWDIITNDLEGLKEDLIEIKNNELEE
- a CDS encoding nucleotidyltransferase family protein, which translates into the protein MEMNEIIQIIKDHENEIKAFGVKKIGVFGSYANGNFSESSDIDILVNFGEVPRISKSYFGLKFYLENLFNKEVDLCREKDIRKEIKDEILRSVRYVS